The sequence below is a genomic window from Pseudomonadota bacterium.
AAGTATTCTCCTTTGACCTTGACGGGACTCTCGTCAACGCCGGATTCGGCGATATGGTGTGGAATCACGGTATACCCGAAGCTTATGCAAAAAAATATTCCATGCCCTTTGATGATGCACGGATGCTCATTACGAAAGAATATGCATCTGTCGGTGATTCAAGCATTCTCTGGTATCAAATAGACTACTGGCTGAAGAAGTTTAACCTCCAGGTTACAGCCGGTGAACTACTGAAAAAGTATGAGACATTTATTGAGCTTATTCCCGGTGCAAAAGAGGTTATCGAAAGATTAAAGGAAACATATACGCTTGTTATAGCCTCTAATGCGGCCCGAATATTTGTTGAGAAAGAGCTTGAATATACAGACCTTGCCCGATACTTCAGTCATAGCATTTCAGCAACGACAGATTATAATATGGTGAAAAAAGAGACGGCATTTTATGAAATGGTATGCAGCATACTTAATGTATTGCCTGAAGAGGTTATACATGTGGGAGACCATGAAATATTTGATTTTAAAGTTCCATCAGACATGGGGATAGAGGCATATTACTTCAGGAATTCCGGGTCTGGAAACATGGACAAGGGGCCAAGGGAAAACAACGGAAGGGTTATACAAAACCTTCTGGAGCTTCTGGATAAAATATGAAAACATGTTTTAAATGCAAGGCTCTTGTGTCCACGGAAAAGGTATCCTTCAGGGAAGAATGTCTTCAATGCAGGTCAGACCTTCACGTATGCCTGAACTGCATATTCTACGATGAAGGCAAGGCCAACAAATGCAGGGAGCCCCAGGCAGATTATGTAAAAGAAAGAGACAGGGCGAATTATTGTGAATATTTCAGATTTAAGGATGATCAGGCAAACAAATCAGGCAAGGAAGAGGCCGAAAGGTTGTGGGAAAATGCATTTAAGAAACCGAAAAGTTGAAACTTTTTATATTTTAAGATCTTTTTTGTTTATTGAGTTTTCAAGTGTTGACTGTCAGGAACCCTTAACACCGCAAAAATCATTTTTTCGACCTTATCAATTTTAATTTCAATTTCGTGAGAATATAGAGAAAGGAATTTTCTTAAACCTCGTTCGCTGTAATGTCTTAAATGTGTCCTGTCATTCCAGGCTTTTTTGTT
It includes:
- a CDS encoding HAD family hydrolase → MKKVFSFDLDGTLVNAGFGDMVWNHGIPEAYAKKYSMPFDDARMLITKEYASVGDSSILWYQIDYWLKKFNLQVTAGELLKKYETFIELIPGAKEVIERLKETYTLVIASNAARIFVEKELEYTDLARYFSHSISATTDYNMVKKETAFYEMVCSILNVLPEEVIHVGDHEIFDFKVPSDMGIEAYYFRNSGSGNMDKGPRENNGRVIQNLLELLDKI